The Candidatus Margulisiibacteriota bacterium region TAAGTTGCAGGCGGCATAAATGTCCGCCGAGATCTGGACGATTTTAAAAATCCTGAAGTGGTCGGAAAACTTTCTGCGTGCCAAAGGTGTGGCCGCCGCTAAGCACGATGCCGAAGCTCTCCTGGCTTTTGTGCTGGGTTGCCAGCGGATCGAGCTCTATCTGCGTTTTGAACAGCCGTTGACCGCGGCAGAACGCACGGCTTACAAAAAACTGCTTTTGCGCCGCGCCAACCGCGAGCCTTTGCAGTATCTTACCGGCGAGGCTTGGTTTATGAATGAAAAGTTCAAAGTTTCACTTCACACTTTAATTCCGCGTTACGACACCGAGATTTTGGTGGAGACGGTTTGCCGGTATCTTGACCGGGCTGAGCTGATTATTGACGTGGGGACTGGCTCCGGTGTTTTGGCGGTCTGTTTTGCCCGGCGCGGCCGAAAAGTTCTGGCGCTGGATATCTCGCCGGAAGCTCTGGCGGTGGCGCGGGAGAACGCCGCCGCGCAGCAGGTGGCGGATAAAATAGAATTTATCAGAGCAGACCTGTTGAACGCTGTCAATATTCCCGCGGAAACACGCGGCGTTTTTTTGGTTGCCAATCCGCCGTATATTTCTCCCGCCGAATATGCTGTCCTGGAGCC contains the following coding sequences:
- the prmC gene encoding peptide chain release factor N(5)-glutamine methyltransferase translates to MSAEIWTILKILKWSENFLRAKGVAAAKHDAEALLAFVLGCQRIELYLRFEQPLTAAERTAYKKLLLRRANREPLQYLTGEAWFMNEKFKVSLHTLIPRYDTEILVETVCRYLDRAELIIDVGTGSGVLAVCFARRGRKVLALDISPEALAVARENAAAQQVADKIEFIRADLLNAVNIPAETRGVFLVANPPYISPAEYAVLEPEVRDHEPRLALLAQNDGLEFYQKILAQSGTAPNLKGVFFEVGQRQAGRVAELLQSRFSAPTQIVKDLGGKERVVYTLL